One Festucalex cinctus isolate MCC-2025b chromosome 3, RoL_Fcin_1.0, whole genome shotgun sequence DNA window includes the following coding sequences:
- the exosc6 gene encoding exosome complex component MTR3 produces MPVDIRRIRGPEVSQSPSLFACKTAAVFSSHGPRADGRQRDQVDVRPVFVRCGLVSQAKGSAYMEAGDTKLMCCVYGPRETERKDDTDMKCGRLTTDMRFAPFSCPERGSWIQGSQDKDFSLMLHESLQPALCLHKYPRTQIEVNVMVLENSGSVLAHAITCASLALADAGIEMYDLVLGCAIRQDGASYVVDPTYAEENGSGSAGGDNQGRLTLAFLPSLNQVSGLQSDGEMTEETLSAGVRTCIEGCYKIYPVIQQTLAKAVRRAAPPPSES; encoded by the exons ATGCCTGTTGACATCAGACGAATTCGCGGTCCAGAGGTCTCCCAAAGTCCGTCTTTGTTCGCGTGCAAGACGGCGGCGGTCTTCTCCTCGCACGGTCCCCGAGCAGACGGCCGACAACGGGACCAAGTGGACGTCCGGCCTGTTTTTGTCAGGTGCGGGCTGGTCAGCCAGGCTAAGGGCTCCGCATACATGGAGGCTGGAGACACCAAGTTGATGTGCTGCGTTTATGGTCCCAGAGAAACGGAGCGTAAAGATGACACCGATATGAAGTGTGGAAG GTTGACAACAGACATGCGGTTTGCTCCATTCTCTTGCCCGGAGAGAGGTTCCTGGATTCAAGGGAGTCAGGACAAGGACTTCTCCTTGATGCTGCACGAAAGTCTGCAGCCTGCCCTGTGCCTGCATAAATACCCCCGCACTCAGATAGAGGTCAACGTAATGGTTCTTGAAAACAGCGGCTCAGTTCTAGCGCATGCCATCACCTGCGCATCCCTCGCGCTAGCTGATGCGGGAATCGAAATGTACGACCTAGTGCTCGGCTGCGCCATCCGCCAGGATGGAGCCTCTTATGTGGTCGACCCAACGTACGCAGAGGAAAACGGAAGCGGCTCGGCCGGTGGTGACAATCAGGGAAGACTGACCCTGGCGTTCCTCCCTAGCTTGAACCAGGTCTCTGGGCTGCAGTCCGATGGAGAAATGACTGAAGAGACACTCTCTGCTGGGGTGCGCACCTGTATTGAGGGGTGCTATAAGATATATCCAGTCATTCAACAAACTCTGGCCAAGGCAGTGCGACGGGCGGCCCCCCCACCATCAGAGAGCTGA
- the LOC144016657 gene encoding protein-glutamine gamma-glutamyltransferase 2-like produces the protein MDSMMAHYKGRIVDVDLRCRDNNLAHHTREIDWERLIVRRGQPFSISLQCSETVHRENHLALVLHLGKRNEVVIRVEKDGRNKDGWWFTQEGTYEGVLLTLHSPADAIIGHYRLDLLVTSNSGHVLEKNEKVDFHLLYNPWCKDDAVYLADEKLLQEYIMNENGIIYVGTSDYIHSRHWHFGQFEDNVMDICFEILDNSNDALRNPEKDLKQRWDPVYVGRIISAMVNSNGDRGVLVGRWQEPYSDGVSPSKWTSSVPILQKWSDGRARPVKYGQCWVYAAVACTVLRCLGIPTRHITNFASAHDTDGNLSLDFLYNEKMESLDSRGRSDSSWNFHCWVESWMNRHDLPQGNDGWQVLDPTPQELSDGEFCCGPCPVKAIKEGNLGVKYDAPFIFAEVNADIIHWLVRRDGQRQKIRVSQDSIGINISTKSVFGNSREDVTSHYKYPEGSKKEREVYEKAGRRGRASSPERAKPGKLQMTIKHTKPVFGSDFDVIVELKNEGGVEVHSRLTMLAMAVTYNCLNRGEFERQTKNVSVPARKVHKEVLRVRYDDYAKCVSENHVVKVMALLEAQGENEPDMAVAKIPLSLPEVLIEVPGSAVIHQTLTGSISFTNPLPVPLKRGVFTVEGSGLVSPTEVKLNGEIGPGQKVHVKLTFAPARAGVRKLLVDFDSDRLKDVKGAATVIVSNPARFALN, from the exons ATGGACAGCATGATGGCACACTACAAGG GTCGAATTGTGGATGTGGACCTGAGATGCCGTGATAACAACTTGGCTCACCATACCAGGGAGATCGATTGGGAGCGCTTGATCGTGCGCAGGGGTCAGCCCTTCTCCATCTCATTGCAGTGCTCCGAGACTGTGCACCGTGAAAACCACCTGGCTTTGGTCCTGCACCTTG GCAAGCGGAATGAGGTGGTGATCAGGGTTGAGAAGGACGGCCGTAACAAAGACGGTTGGTGGTTCACACAGGAGGGAACCTACGAAGGAGTGCTGCTGACTCTTCACAGCCCGGCGGACGCCATCATTGGCCATTACCGTCTGGACCTGTTGGTGACATCAAACAGTGGACATGTGTTGGAGAAGAATGAGAAAGTTGACTTCCACCTGCTGTACAATCCATGGTGCAAAG ATGATGCTGTGTACCTCGCCGATGAGAAGCTCCTTCAGGAGTACATCATGAATGAAAATGGTATCATTTATGTGGGCACGTCAGACTACATCCATAGCCGCCATTGGCACTTTGGACAG TTCGAGGACAATGTGATGGACATCTGTTTTGAAATCCTGGACAACTCCAATGACGCCTTGAGAAACCCAGAGAAGGACTTGAAACAAAGATGGGACCCGGTCTACGTTGGCAGGATCATCTCTGCCATG GTGAACTCCAACGGTGACCGGGGCGTGTTAGTGGGCCGCTGGCAGGAGCCGTACAGTGACGGCGTCTCGCCTTCCAAATGGACCAGCAGCGTTCCGATCCTCCAAAAGTGGAGCGATGGCAGAGCCAGGCCGGTCAAATACGGCCAGTGTTGGGTCTATGCTGCTGTGGCCTGCACGG TACTACGTTGCCTGGGAATCCCAACACGTCACATTACCAACTTTGCTTCAGCTCATGACACTGATGGAAACCTCTCTTTGGACTTCCTGTACAACGAAAAAATGGAGAGTCTTGATTCAAGAGGAAGGTCCGACAGCAGCTG GAACTTCCACTGCTGGGTGGAGTCCTGGATGAACAGACATGACTTGCCGCAGGGAAATGATGGCTGGCAGGTTCTGGATCCAACTCCTCAAGAATTGAGTGATG gtgAGTTCTGCTGTGGTCCTTGTCCTGTGAAGGCCATCAAGGAGGGCAATCTGGGCGTCAAGTACGATGCTCCGTTTATATTTGCTGAGGTGAATGCTGATATCATCCATTGGCTTGTCCGAAGAGATGGCCAACGTCAGAAG ATCAGAGTGTCCCAGGACAGTATTGGCATTAACATCAGCACCAAAAGTGTTTTCGGCAACAGCAGAGAAGATGTCACTTCACACTACAAATATCCAGAAG GCTCCAAGAAAGAGCGAGAGGTGTACGAGAAGGCGGGACGTCGAGGCAGAGCTTCATCTCCTGAAAGGGCAAAACCAGGAAAACTGCAGATGACCATCAAACATACCAAACCCGTATTCGGATCTGACTTTGACGTCATTGTCGAG TTGAAAAACGAAGGAGGAGTTGAAGTTCACAGTCGTCTGACCATGCTGGCCATGGCAGTAACATACAACTGTCTGAACCGAGGGGAGTTCGAGAGGCAAACCAAGAATGTGTCTGTGCCGGCTCGCAAAG TTCACAAGGAGGTGCTGCGCGTGCGCTACGACGACTATGCCAAGTGTGTCTCTGAAAATCATGTGGTGAAGGTGATGGCGCTCCTGGAGGCCCAGGGAGAGAACGAACCCGACATGGCTGTGGCCAAAATCCCACTCAGCTTGCCTGAGGTCCTCATAGAG GTTCCTGGTTCGGCGGTTATACATCAAACATTAACAGGCTCCATCTCGTTTACCAACCCGCTCCCGGTGCCACTCAAGCGGGGCGTTTTCACCGTGGAGGGGTCCGGCCTGGTGTCCCCCACTGAGGTCAAGCTAAA CGGCGAGATTGGTCCAGGTCAGAAAGTGCATGTCAAGCTCACCTTTGCACCCGCGCGGGCCGGCGTGAGAAAACTCCTCGTGGACTTTGACTCAGACCGTCTCAAAGATGTGAAGGGGGCTGCTACAGTGATTGTTAGCAACCCAGCTCGCTTTGCACTGAATTAG
- the LOC144015543 gene encoding induced myeloid leukemia cell differentiation protein Mcl-1-like has translation MRITQRQNAHIFAACYLATFDMDGMPATRRLMQRSSNIGLMDALTLPQNAVVEGVVPPQQQLVAYFNATAVSHCTPKPGPGELPAVKRFPESRDIESSPTPLQTLAGPDALDTDTRRLIGRFFSDFTGLSKSAWNQSKALSTLKRVVTMLVDKHRFRYNGIINTLSLERRGCDMTFISKVAKNLFADGVTSWGRIASLVAVGAVVSQALKEKQQASCVELVAHEVSTYLLSHQRTWLVQHNAWDGFVEFFKEHDLESTVRNVLLAFVGLASGTAVLLRFFK, from the exons ATGCGCATTACACAAAGGCAGAACGCTCACATCTTTGCTGCCTGTTACCTAGCGACATTCGACATGGATGGGATGCCGGCGACAAGACGCTTGATGCAGCGAAGCTCCAACATAGGACTCATGGACGCTTTAACATTGCCTCAAAATGCAGTCGTGGAAGGTGTCGTGCCCCCACAGCAGCAGTTGGTCGCATACTTCAACGCTACGGCTGTTTCCCACTGCACGCCGAAGCCGGGACCCGGCGAGCTACCGGCGGTGAAACGTTTCCCTGAGAGCCGCGACATCGAAAGCTCGCCGACTCCGCTCCAGACCCTCGCCGGCCCCGACGCCCTGGACACCGACACAAGACGACTCATCGGCCGCTTCTTCAGTGACTTTACCGGGCTTTCCAAGTCTGCTTGGAATCAAAGCAAAGCCCTGTCTACGTTGAAAAGGGTCGTGACGATGCTGGTGGACAAGCACAGGTTCAGATACAATG GCATCATCAACACACTGTCATTGGAGCGAAGAGGGTGCGACATGACCTTCATTAGCAAGGTGGCCAAGAATCTGTTTGCGGACGGGGTCACCAGCTGGGGTCGCATCGCCAGCCTGGTGGCCGTCGGCGCTGTGGTGTCTCAGGCCTTGAAGGAGAAGCAGCAGGCGAGCTGCGTGGAGCTGGTGGCCCATGAGGTCTCTACCTACCTGCTGTCACACCAACGCACCTGGCTGGTGCAGCACAATGCTTGG GACGGATTTGTAGAATTCTTCAAGGAACATGACCTGGAGTCTACAGTGAGGAACGTCCTCTTAGCCTTTGTTGGTTTGGCCAGCGGCACTGCAGTATTGCTCCGTTTCTTTAAGTGA